The genomic window CCATATAGTGAGTGTTGCTGTATCTGTTGAAAAAGGAAAGGGATTTAACATTGTTCTCCCTTTTTATAAAAACAAAGCCAAAGCGAAAGAATTCTTACAGCCAATTCTATCAATATTGGAAAATGAAACAATTACAAAAGTCTTTCATAATGCTAAGTTTGACTTAAAATTCTTTCATCAGTACGGAATTGAAATTAAAGGTGAAATCAGAGATACCATGATTTTAGATTATTTATCTGATCCCAATCGTAAAACCCACGGACTAAAGGAAATTTCCGAATTGCATTTGCAATATCATCAAATCTCCTACAAGGAGATGCTGAAAGACAGGGATATTACCGAAGTTCCGAGAGAAGAATTAACAAAATATGCCTGTGAAGATACAGACCTTACTCTGCAATTATATCATTGTTTAACTCAACAATTAAATCATAACTAAAATGGATATAACTATTAATCAGTTAGAACAAGATTTAATCCGTGTTCTCGTTAAAATCGAACTTAATGGTGTAAAAATAGACATCAAAAAATTAAACGATGTAGAACATCAGTTATTGAACCGACTACAGACAACCACCGAAAAAATAACAAAAATCGCAGGAGCGGAAATCAACCTTAACAGCAACGAACAGTTGAGTACTCTTCTTTTTGAAGCATTGGAGCTTCAACCGAAAGTTACTTCCAAAGGTAAATCAGGATTAATTTCTGTTGATAAATCGCACTTAGCAAAACTTAAAGAAGACCACGAAATTATACCGCTCATTTTGGATTATAAGAAAATCAACACCCTGTTAAGCTTCTGTAATCAATTGAAAGAAGTTCACCCGAAAACAGGACGATTACACTGTAGTTTGAATCAAATCGGTACGGCTACAGGAAGATTCAGCTGTAGTAATCCGAACTTACAGAATATTCCTAATGTAAAGCTGAAAGATAAGGACAGTGAAACTGATGAGCTTAAAATTATCGCTTCCAAATTCAGAGAGGTTTTTATTGTTGAAAAAGGCTGTGTATTGATTGGTGCGGATTATTCGCAGATTGAGCTTAGGGTAATGACAGAAATGAGTCAGGACAGCTTTTTACTTCATGCCTACAATAATGGTGTAGATATTCACGAATTAACCGCTTCTAAAGTGTTCAATTGTAAGATTTCGGAAGTAGCGGAAGAACAGAGAAAAATTGCAAAGACGATCAACTTCGGTTTGATCTACGGAATGTCAGCTGGAGGTTTAGCAAAATCTCTTACAACAATTACAAATAAACATCATTCTAAGGAAGATGCCGAAAAGATGATGAGTGGATATTTTAACGAGTTTAACGGTGTAAAATCCTGCTTGGAGGGATTAATAGATTACGCCGATCACTACGGATATTCAAAAACTCTGTTTGGAAGAACCAGACCAATCCCTGAACTCGCCTCTAACGATTTAGAGATTCGTGAGAGAGGAAAACGCCTTGCTAAAAACTCTCCTGTACAGGGAAGTGCAGCCGATATTATCAAAATGGCAATGGTGAACTGTGATAAAGCCATTGCAGAGAAAGGTTTGAAGTCTAAAATGATCCTTCAAATTCATGATGAACTGTTATTCGAAGTTCCTGAAAATGAAGTTGAAATTATGGAAAATCTGATAAAACATGAGATGGAAAATGTAGTAAGACTTTCTATACCTCTTACAATAGAACTTGGCAAAGGTGCTAATTGGGCAGTTGCTCATTAAACGGGAAATAATTTTAAAATTTAATTATATGTTAAAAAAAGTAGAATTTATAAGTGATACAGCTGATATAGAAGCAACAAAAAACATTATAGAGTCAGAGTTATTTAACTTTCAAATTGACTTTGTAAAACTCGAAATCCCTTGTTTCGGTATTAAGTTTAAAAATCTGGTGGAACATTCAACCATTAAAAAACAATATAGTTTGAAACCTGAAGTGTGGAAACATCATAAGAATTTCAATATCTATTTCACAGAAAAGAAAGCTACACTAAAATTTAGTCTCCCATACTTCCTCCACGGCCATAATTATTGTAAACTCGAGGCAGAGGACTTATTGAAAATAGAGGGTATTTTATCAAAAAAACTTGGAATATCTATTGGAGCTGCAAAAGTTAAAGAACTGGAGTTTGGAGCGTATGAAAACAGCAATGATGACGGCAAAAATTATGTTGACAGTATTCTAGGAATCAAAAATTACGAGCTCGAAAAATCAACTAAAGGTTTTAAGATGTTTGGAGATAGAAAAAGACATTTCCACTATAAAATCTATGATGCTGTTGCTAATGCCAAAGCTAAAAAAACTTTTACTCTTGGAAACTATCCAGAAAATGGTTTGATAAAACATGAAATCAAGCTAACTAATGTGAAGCCTTATTTTGAGAATTTGAAGTATAGCGACTTATATAATCCATTTGCGGATTATATTGGAAAATTGAAAAAAGATCTGATGAGTTCCCGAAAATCGTTAATTCTAAAGAATGAAAATCCTGTATTACTCCATGATACAGACCTAACTCATATTCTCTACGCAGGGCTTAAACAATATGAGAACGGTGTTGCTTCCGAAAATGTTGTTAAATCACTTTTTAATCTGGTTGAAAATTCGGGGTTAACTCCATCACAAAAGAGCAAACGCCGAAAAGCAATCAATCTCTTGGAGGATCATTACAATCAAAGGTTTTAGCATTTGATTGAAAATTTAAAAACTTTAACCCTAGCTGTTGTAGTACAATAGAGTTTAGGGCTAAAGTTATAACGATAAAACAATGTCATAAAATCACAATTAACAATCTAAAATTAAAATAATGGCAACATTTAAATTTATCCTGAGTAAGCTTGACTATCAGAAGAAAAAGAAAAGCCCTGAATCTCTGCTGATGCTTAGATATACTCATAAGAAAAAAACTACCCATTTTTCAACACATAAGAATATTGACGAAAAATATTGGGATGAAAGAACACAAATGGTGAAGAGAAGCTATCCTGGTTCGGATAGGTTTAATATTTACATTAAGGGAATTCGTCAGAAAGTGGAAGATATCGTTAATGGTATGTTGATCGATGGTAATGACCCTACTACAGATTATGTAAAGTCTGTTTACAATGCTGATAAGAATGGAACGGAGAAAAAGAAGCAATATACTTTCTTTGAATATGCTGAAAAATACTTAGAAAATGGTAAGAACCGTCTTACAGCGAGTACTATAAAAAGCTATCGTACTGCCTTGAATAAGTTTGAAGATTACCAAGAATATAACAGAAACAAATTAGACTGGATGAGTTTTGATATTGATTTCTATTATGACTTCATGGATTTCTATACAGGAATTGAAGGTTTAACCAATAATGGTTTCGGGAAAATCATCAAAAATCTTAAAGCTATATTAAATTCGGCAACTGAGGACGGCTATAATACCTTTACGGGCTATCAACACAAAAACTTTAAAACAGTAAGAGAAGATGTTAACAATATTTACCTCAGTGAAGAAGAGATTTCAAAACTTTTAAAATTGGATTTAAGTGGTGATAAAACAATGGAAAGAACAAGAGACTTATTTGTATTTGGCTGTTATACAGGGTTGAGGTTTAGTGATTTCAGCCAAGTGAAGCAAGAGCATATTATTGGTGATATTCTCAGAATCAAAACAATCAAGACGAGCGAATGGGTTAATATTCCGATTCTTCCGGCAGTAAGGGAGATTATGGATAAGTATAAAGATAATCCTAATAATCTTCCGAAGTCAGTATCTAATCAGACAATGAATAGGAATCTGAAAGATTTAGGGGAAATGGCGAAAATTAATGATAAGATCCTAAAAATTAGAAATAAAGGTAAAGAAAGGATTGAAGATCATCTCTTAAAATATCAGATGATTTGTACTCATACAGCTAGGAGGTCATTTGCAACGAATATGTTTAAAAGAGGTGTTCCTACTAGGGTAATTATGAATATTACAGGACATAGAACTGAAAAAGCATTTAACAGCTATATCAAAATATCTCAAGATGAGAATGCGGAACTGTTGAAAGAATACTTTAGTAAATCAGCATAGTTTAACTTTTAGAATATAATTAAAAGCCTGCTTTTTAGCAGGTTTCTTTATTACTAATAGAGCTATTTTGAATAAAATTTAATACAATGTTGAATGAGTACTATTATAATATGGGCAGTGAATCTTTGAAAGAAAATGGACTGCCACAAATTCGCAAGCTAAGAAGTAATTTTTAAATGATTCCATCAGCTTATAACTCGTGTAAAAGAAGGATCGTTTGATTTAATAATAGATTAAAAAAAGCGATATGTTATTCTCGCTAAACTTTCATTGGTGTTTTTAGGAAAGAAAATAATACGACACCCTTTGTCGCTATCCAGAAATATCTTTGTCGTAGAAACCTCACCAATAGATAAAATAGCATTGAAAAGTTATAAAATTTAAAATTATTTTATTCTATAAATCTATTCGGTGTGAAGTAAAAATGATATTTTTGCAAAAATTTAACAACTATTAACACTTAAACACGGGATGAAAAAACTTTACATGGGTGCATACTTCTTATGCACGGTTTTGAGCATATCCGCTCAGGAAGTATTGTGGCAGAAAGACATTAAATCCTCTACTCAGGATTTTCTAAGCCAGGTCACTCCAACGGTAGACCTTCAGTATTTAATTACAGGAAGCTCCATTCAGTCATCTAAACTTTCTACGGAAAATAAGCAGAACAACGGTTACGATTTCCATTTGGTAAAACTGAACCAACAGGGAGAAGAAGTCTGGGAAAAATATTTCGCAGGAAAAAACCATGATTACCTGTCTGCTTCATTATCCACTCAGGATGGAGGATTTCTGCTGGCAGGAACTTCTTATTCAGGAAAAGGATTGGACAAGAAAGACGATTCTAAAGGAGGTTCGGATATGTGGCTGATCAGAATTAATGAATTCGGAGATGAATTGTGGCAGAAAACTATAGGAACAGCATCCGATGAAGAAGCCAGAGCGGTTATTCAAACGACTGATTTAGGATTCTTTGTGGCAGGAAACATTCAGAATTCTGCACAAGGCTTTGGTTCCAAAGATGTTCTGATCGTCAGATTAGACAAGAACGGAAAAGAGCTTTCTCAGCTTATTTTGGGTGGAAAAGGTTTAGATGAAGTCGAAAAAATGATTCCAACCAGAGATGGAGGTGTTTTGTTGGGAGCCTATTCACGAAGTAGAAAAACTGCAACCAACAACCTACCATCTGCAACCCCAAAACAAACTGAAAACTACGGTGAAGGCGATTACTGGATCATCAAGCTGAATAAAGACGGCAAAGTAGAATGGGAAAAGAATTTTGGAGGAAGTGGAGATGATCACCTAAGAACAATGGCGATGACTACTTCAGGATTTATCATAGGAGGAGAAAGCCGTTCTGCAAGATCAGGCAATAAAAGTGTAGGTATCGAAGAAGGAACAGATCTTTGGCTGATTTCATTAAATGAAAGAGGCGAAGAAATCTGGCAGAAATCCTACAACTTGGGTAACAGAGATGTTTTGATGGGAATGCATGTGATCTTAGGTCATAACGAAAGAGAAAAGAACAAAGACTTAACCAAAGGAGTTTTACTGGGAGGCTATACTCAGGCAGAAGGAAGAATGGAAACCGATGATGAAACTTTCTGGATGTTATATGTTGATGAGAACGGTAATGAGCAGTGGAGAAAACATGTAAAAGGGGAATCGAGAAAGAGAGAAGAAAGATTATCGGATATCCGACTGAACAGAGACGGATCGATTATTCTGGCAGGAACGAGTGCTGAGGAATTAGGAAAAGAGAACTGGAAGATCGTAAAGCTGGGTGATCAGCAGGTGGATCAGCTGATCGAAAAGCAGGATATCAAGATCTATCCGAATCCGGTATCGGATTATGCCTATGTAGAGATCGGTTTTGACTTCAAGGAAGCGGATATTGTGATGTATGATATGTCAGGAAGACAGCTTCAGAGTTTGAAAACCAAGAACAAAGTAACGAAGATCAACACTCAGCCTTTGATACAGGGTGCTTACCTGATTACGATAAAAACGGATACGAATAAAACCGCAAATGCTAAACTGATTAAGAAATAAACAAATGAAGAAGAAATTAATATTATTTTTTAGCCTAAGTATATTATCAATTTATGGACAAACCAACTCGAGTGGTCTAATTCAAAACTCTGTTAATAGTACTGCTCCTAAATCTCCCGATGCTGCGGCTTTATTTAGATATATCGAAACTCCAGTTTCTTTATACACAGGTGTTCCAAATATTAACATTCCTTTATACACGATAAAAGAAGGGGATATAGAAATTCCTATTTCCATTTCCTACCATGCAGGAGGAATAAAAGTGACTGATGAAGCTTCTTCAGTTGGACTAGGGTGGTCTCTAAATGCTGGAGGAAGGGTTTCACATATAATGGCGGGAGCTAATGATTTTAGTTTATATGGATATTACAATATTTATCCCAAAACAGCATATCCACAATATGGAGGTGTAACAGGGTGTCCACAATTACCATGGAATACATCTACATATAATGGAACTTTTTATACCGATTGGTTTATGAAAATAGACAATTCTTCACAATCAAACTCAACGATATATGAAGGATACGATTTCCAGCCAGATCTGTTTTCAATTAATTTACCTAATAAATCGTATAAAGCTTACTTGGATATGGCGAAAACAACAAAGCCCGGAGCCATCAAGTTTTTGATTTCG from Chryseobacterium camelliae includes these protein-coding regions:
- a CDS encoding ribonuclease H-like domain-containing protein: MNKRKILVIDLETTGLDPFTDHIVSVAVSVEKGKGFNIVLPFYKNKAKAKEFLQPILSILENETITKVFHNAKFDLKFFHQYGIEIKGEIRDTMILDYLSDPNRKTHGLKEISELHLQYHQISYKEMLKDRDITEVPREELTKYACEDTDLTLQLYHCLTQQLNHN
- a CDS encoding DNA polymerase, which gives rise to MDITINQLEQDLIRVLVKIELNGVKIDIKKLNDVEHQLLNRLQTTTEKITKIAGAEINLNSNEQLSTLLFEALELQPKVTSKGKSGLISVDKSHLAKLKEDHEIIPLILDYKKINTLLSFCNQLKEVHPKTGRLHCSLNQIGTATGRFSCSNPNLQNIPNVKLKDKDSETDELKIIASKFREVFIVEKGCVLIGADYSQIELRVMTEMSQDSFLLHAYNNGVDIHELTASKVFNCKISEVAEEQRKIAKTINFGLIYGMSAGGLAKSLTTITNKHHSKEDAEKMMSGYFNEFNGVKSCLEGLIDYADHYGYSKTLFGRTRPIPELASNDLEIRERGKRLAKNSPVQGSAADIIKMAMVNCDKAIAEKGLKSKMILQIHDELLFEVPENEVEIMENLIKHEMENVVRLSIPLTIELGKGANWAVAH
- a CDS encoding site-specific integrase, with amino-acid sequence MATFKFILSKLDYQKKKKSPESLLMLRYTHKKKTTHFSTHKNIDEKYWDERTQMVKRSYPGSDRFNIYIKGIRQKVEDIVNGMLIDGNDPTTDYVKSVYNADKNGTEKKKQYTFFEYAEKYLENGKNRLTASTIKSYRTALNKFEDYQEYNRNKLDWMSFDIDFYYDFMDFYTGIEGLTNNGFGKIIKNLKAILNSATEDGYNTFTGYQHKNFKTVREDVNNIYLSEEEISKLLKLDLSGDKTMERTRDLFVFGCYTGLRFSDFSQVKQEHIIGDILRIKTIKTSEWVNIPILPAVREIMDKYKDNPNNLPKSVSNQTMNRNLKDLGEMAKINDKILKIRNKGKERIEDHLLKYQMICTHTARRSFATNMFKRGVPTRVIMNITGHRTEKAFNSYIKISQDENAELLKEYFSKSA
- a CDS encoding T9SS type A sorting domain-containing protein, with translation MKKLYMGAYFLCTVLSISAQEVLWQKDIKSSTQDFLSQVTPTVDLQYLITGSSIQSSKLSTENKQNNGYDFHLVKLNQQGEEVWEKYFAGKNHDYLSASLSTQDGGFLLAGTSYSGKGLDKKDDSKGGSDMWLIRINEFGDELWQKTIGTASDEEARAVIQTTDLGFFVAGNIQNSAQGFGSKDVLIVRLDKNGKELSQLILGGKGLDEVEKMIPTRDGGVLLGAYSRSRKTATNNLPSATPKQTENYGEGDYWIIKLNKDGKVEWEKNFGGSGDDHLRTMAMTTSGFIIGGESRSARSGNKSVGIEEGTDLWLISLNERGEEIWQKSYNLGNRDVLMGMHVILGHNEREKNKDLTKGVLLGGYTQAEGRMETDDETFWMLYVDENGNEQWRKHVKGESRKREERLSDIRLNRDGSIILAGTSAEELGKENWKIVKLGDQQVDQLIEKQDIKIYPNPVSDYAYVEIGFDFKEADIVMYDMSGRQLQSLKTKNKVTKINTQPLIQGAYLITIKTDTNKTANAKLIKK